From the Drosophila simulans strain w501 chromosome 2L, Prin_Dsim_3.1, whole genome shotgun sequence genome, the window TGGcgatttgttgttgcagcaGTATCTGCAGCTGTTCCATGTTCGCAGAGTGCTCGAAGCGGATGCCACACTCGCAGATGAAGGCACCTTTGTGATGGCGTAGGTTTTTCATCTGACAAACTGGGCACAGAACCTCCTTTTGCTGCTCATCGGGCTCTACGTAGAGCGTTTCCAGATTCTTTTCGCCCAGGGCATACCACTCGTTGACATCGGAGAGTAGCTCCTCCAGGatcagctcctccagctccacaTCCTTCTCCAGCTCACTGAGTTCTAGGCGCAGGATTTCCCTGAGTTCGGACTGAAGAATTTGGTGGTTATTGATGGGTTTACTATGGAGATTTGTATGCCTTACCAGTTGGATTTCTCGTTGGGCATCCGTGCATCTATTGCGCGTTTCTATGATGCGCTTGCGGTATTTCTACAGGGTATTAATGTGTAAGTATATATGGGGTTTTTAAGTGGTACAATGTTGTCTTTACCTCTCGCAGCATTTCGCGAAGTCTCGGCATTTTGTTGCCCAGCCGCTGTCTTTTGGCCACATCTTGAGCATGCCGCTTTTGCTCCACGGAGGTGCGATAAACCGGGCTTTGAGTGGAGTTCATATTGGTTAATTTGTATATGTGGttattttggttgtttttaatctttttttaaCTAGTTTAGTCAATGTCGTCAATAAGGCAAGGTTCCAATTTTATAGCACCGTTGGGGTATATTAGTGATCTAAAAAGTATAGAGCATAcgaaaataattaagtaaaaGGTAAGATTCGACTTATCACTACATATATAAAACTTTACTTAATAAACACAATTACTTAAAACACAAATTAGATAAAATATTGGCCTGCCGGCTGGTGAAGCATCTAAATATCCGtacttaaaacaaaacagctgcataaagcaaataataaatatcgGGTACTTTGcttcaacaaacaaaaagtattaaattaaCTGAATATCATTAAAATGAGACCAGGAAATCTTGAAAAGCAACTTGATCATTGAATATGCGTATATCTACAGCTCTCACCACGCAATTTATGAACTAGGAGAGGCCTAATTACCTTATAAGCTTGTTTAACTACCTTAACTTGTGATTTGCAATCGAGAATTGTTGAAAAAACACCTTTATTGCTGAAATAAGAAAAATCCGCGCaatctgctgttgctgtgctAATGGTGGCACTTCTTCGATAGCCCACTCCGCGACCAGTGTGACCGCTTAACCGATATCGCGCGTGTCACGTGTGCACGCATTTTGCAGCACTAAAAGCAGGGTTGCACCGATTTGACAGCCCGAAGTTGGCGTATAGCACGTTTCCGGTCTTTCTTTCCCTTTCTTTTACCAGCGTGTGCAGTGACTAGTAAAAGGTTAGTgcgatattttcaataaaaaataccaTCCAAAGTGTGAGGAAACCGCTCAAATGACATTGTTTTGTGCCGCCCACAGATGCCTGCTCCGGTCGTCAAGAAGCCAGCAGCGAAAAAGCTGCCCGCCGT encodes:
- the LOC6731745 gene encoding RIP-like protein: MNSTQSPVYRTSVEQKRHAQDVAKRQRLGNKMPRLREMLREKYRKRIIETRNRCTDAQREIQLSELREILRLELSELEKDVELEELILEELLSDVNEWYALGEKNLETLYVEPDEQQKEVLCPVCQMKNLRHHKGAFICECGIRFEHSANMEQLQILLQQQIASHELQCTQALRFFIEPASGHLYDMCGSCDYFSSV